A genomic segment from Actinoplanes sichuanensis encodes:
- a CDS encoding DUF485 domain-containing protein — MAVDDPPPRPRVTVVLADAASRRGTADHGSTDLTEQTPVGEALVKGLVRAQLALALRLALVVAAGLGTLPLLFAVAPAVGTVKVFGVHLPWVLLGVLSFPFLVLVGAAYVRWAERNEQDFAALIRRPEQ; from the coding sequence ATGGCCGTCGACGATCCGCCCCCGCGCCCGCGTGTGACGGTCGTGCTCGCCGACGCCGCCTCCCGGCGCGGCACAGCCGACCACGGCAGCACCGACCTCACCGAGCAGACCCCGGTCGGTGAGGCGCTCGTCAAGGGTCTGGTCCGCGCCCAGCTCGCCCTCGCGCTGCGGCTCGCCCTGGTGGTGGCGGCCGGGCTCGGCACCCTGCCACTGCTGTTCGCGGTCGCCCCGGCGGTCGGCACCGTCAAGGTCTTCGGGGTGCACCTGCCGTGGGTGCTGCTCGGGGTGCTGTCGTTCCCCTTCCTGGTGCTGGTCGGCGCGGCCTATGTGCGCTGGGCGGAACGCAACGAGCAGGACTTCGCGGCCCTCATCCGCAGGCCGGAGCAGTGA
- a CDS encoding sensor histidine kinase translates to MTGWLMVRIHNLVAPVFAFLPRPLDPVRSIKAKLSLALGFAGGVGLLVFLWSIDFYRIDLLWIAIAAALGLVTLQVMAHGATVPLREMTVAAREMARGDYTRRIRTRSQDEVGELATAFNQMAADLAASDRQRRELIANVSHELRTPITALRGLLENIVDGVAAAEPETMATALAQTERLSRLVTDLLDLSRLDAGVVPMRSEPIDVPAFLDRVAREATVNAGGTGHDVRFEVSAPHLVVPGDRERLHQVFANLLDNAARHSPPGGIVTVRAERHDDHVVLAVVDQGDGIPAADRERVFERFTRGERATGGGTGLGLAIARWVVQLHRGTIAVVEPDDSRGCHIQVRLPLRAV, encoded by the coding sequence ATGACCGGCTGGCTGATGGTGCGTATCCATAACCTGGTGGCGCCGGTCTTCGCCTTCCTGCCACGGCCGCTCGACCCGGTCCGGTCGATCAAGGCGAAGCTCTCCCTGGCACTCGGCTTCGCCGGTGGAGTGGGTCTGCTGGTCTTCCTGTGGAGCATCGACTTCTACCGGATCGACCTGCTGTGGATCGCCATCGCGGCGGCGCTCGGCCTGGTCACGTTGCAGGTGATGGCACACGGCGCGACCGTGCCGCTGCGGGAGATGACGGTTGCGGCCCGGGAGATGGCCCGCGGCGACTACACCCGCCGGATCCGGACCCGCTCGCAGGACGAGGTGGGCGAGCTGGCCACCGCGTTCAACCAGATGGCGGCGGATCTGGCGGCCTCCGACCGGCAGCGGCGCGAGCTGATCGCGAACGTGTCGCACGAGCTGCGGACACCGATCACCGCACTGCGGGGCCTGCTGGAGAACATCGTCGACGGGGTGGCCGCGGCCGAGCCGGAGACGATGGCGACCGCCCTGGCCCAGACCGAGCGGCTCAGCCGCCTGGTCACCGATCTGCTGGACCTGTCCCGGTTGGACGCCGGGGTGGTGCCGATGCGCAGTGAGCCGATCGACGTGCCGGCCTTCCTGGACCGGGTGGCCCGGGAGGCGACCGTGAACGCCGGCGGGACCGGCCACGACGTACGGTTCGAGGTGTCGGCGCCCCATCTGGTGGTGCCCGGCGACCGGGAGCGACTGCACCAGGTCTTCGCGAACCTGCTGGACAACGCGGCCCGACACAGCCCGCCGGGCGGGATCGTCACGGTCCGCGCCGAGCGGCACGACGATCACGTGGTCCTCGCCGTCGTGGACCAGGGCGACGGCATCCCCGCCGCGGACCGGGAGCGGGTCTTCGAGCGTTTCACCCGGGGCGAGCGTGCCACCGGCGGCGGGACCGGTCTGGGACTGGCGATCGCGCGCTGGGTGGTGCAGCTGCACCGAGGCACCATCGCCGTCGTCGAGCCGGACGACAGCCGAGGGTGCCACATCCAGGTACGACTTCCGCTTCGAGCGGTCTGA
- a CDS encoding response regulator transcription factor, which yields MESVERRILVVEDERAIADAVAARLRAEGFLVQVVGDGPGAVAAVRQTRPDLIVLDVMLPGFDGLEVCRRIQDQRVPVLMLTARDDETDQLVGLAVGADDYMVKPFSMRVLAARVHALLRRADKSATPAPAPGLRLGDLEINQAERRVLRGGVEVHLTPTEFDLLAHLAGRPRTVVPRERLLSEVWGWADTSGTRTVDSHVKGLRRKLGADLIRTVHGVGYALEVDR from the coding sequence ATGGAGAGTGTCGAACGGCGGATTCTCGTCGTGGAGGACGAGCGCGCCATCGCGGACGCGGTGGCCGCACGGCTTCGCGCCGAGGGCTTCCTGGTGCAGGTGGTCGGCGACGGGCCGGGCGCGGTCGCGGCGGTCCGCCAGACCCGTCCGGATCTGATCGTCCTCGACGTGATGCTGCCCGGCTTCGACGGCCTGGAGGTCTGCCGCCGGATCCAGGACCAGCGCGTCCCGGTGCTGATGCTGACCGCCCGTGACGACGAGACGGACCAGTTGGTCGGTCTCGCGGTCGGCGCCGACGACTACATGGTCAAGCCGTTCTCGATGCGGGTACTGGCGGCTCGGGTGCACGCACTGCTGCGGCGGGCCGACAAGAGCGCCACCCCCGCCCCGGCACCGGGCCTGCGACTCGGCGATCTGGAGATCAACCAGGCCGAGCGACGGGTGCTGCGCGGTGGTGTCGAGGTGCACCTCACCCCGACCGAGTTCGACCTGCTGGCGCATCTGGCCGGCCGACCGCGCACGGTGGTGCCCCGGGAGCGTCTGCTGTCCGAGGTGTGGGGCTGGGCCGACACCTCGGGTACCCGAACGGTGGACAGCCACGTCAAGGGTCTGCGGCGCAAGCTCGGGGCGGACCTCATCCGTACCGTCCACGGCGTCGGGTACGCCCTGGAGGTCGACAGATGA
- a CDS encoding LytR/AlgR family response regulator transcription factor, with the protein MSSLVVLAVDDEPPALDELAYLLNADGRVAHVHRAGDATEALRVLRDTEVDAVFLDIRMPGLDGMELARILRRFAQPPAIVFVTAYDDGAVDAFDLGVTDYVRKPVRAERLAESLRRVAGLRAAPAPAVPADEPAIPVELAGTTRMLPRSSVRWVEAQGDYARLHTGDNSHLVRVSLATLAERWANAGFVRIHRSYLVQLRLVTELRLTGSGYVVAVDGVELPVSRRHTRELKDRLIRAAKHDWTR; encoded by the coding sequence ATGAGCAGCCTTGTCGTGCTCGCCGTCGACGACGAGCCGCCGGCCCTCGACGAGCTGGCCTACCTGCTGAACGCGGACGGCCGGGTGGCGCACGTGCACCGGGCCGGTGACGCGACCGAGGCGCTGCGGGTGCTGCGTGACACCGAGGTGGACGCGGTGTTCCTGGACATCCGGATGCCCGGCCTGGACGGCATGGAGCTGGCCCGGATCCTGCGGCGGTTCGCCCAGCCGCCGGCGATCGTCTTCGTGACCGCCTACGACGACGGCGCGGTGGACGCCTTCGACCTCGGTGTGACCGATTATGTTCGCAAGCCGGTGCGGGCTGAGCGGCTGGCCGAGTCGCTGCGCCGGGTGGCGGGTCTGCGAGCGGCGCCGGCGCCGGCCGTTCCGGCCGACGAGCCGGCCATCCCGGTCGAGCTGGCCGGCACGACCCGCATGCTGCCGCGGTCGTCGGTGCGGTGGGTGGAGGCGCAGGGCGATTACGCCCGGCTGCACACCGGGGACAATTCCCATCTGGTACGGGTATCGCTGGCGACCCTGGCCGAGCGATGGGCCAATGCGGGTTTCGTCCGCATTCACCGCTCGTATCTGGTGCAGCTACGGCTGGTCACCGAGCTGCGCCTGACCGGTTCCGGCTATGTGGTGGCGGTGGACGGTGTGGAGCTTCCGGTGAGTCGCCGACACACCAGAGAGCTGAAGGATCGCCTGATCAGAGCGGCCAAACACGACTGGACCCGCTGA
- a CDS encoding sensor histidine kinase, with product MNGQVGSVLAVVAVLAALAAAVVAVLRLRARRGIATAMQRATYDVLHTAVLAAEPLRAGLTPATAGKAVRHLRVLVGAVGLAIVDGDRCLAYDGRGAHHEQELIAAARKSVKAQRSVVLNGSDLLCDRVDCVARGAVIAPLGGPGGAAKAALIAVADGQPAPGLVQATLEAARWAGSQLAVAELESSRERLARAEVRALRAQISPHFIYNALTAIASFVRTDPERARELILEFAEFTRYSFRAHGEFTTLAEELRSIDRYLTIERARFGDRLQVRLQIAPEVLPVGLPFLCLQPLVENAVRHGLSRKPGVGMVSIEARDAGAECHITVEDDGVGMDPAVFTLDGSDSEDGQHVGLVNVDERLRSVFGDHNGLVVETAPGSGTKVSMRVPKFHPQVRA from the coding sequence ATGAATGGCCAGGTCGGGAGCGTTTTGGCGGTGGTCGCCGTGCTCGCCGCCCTGGCCGCGGCCGTGGTGGCGGTGCTGCGGTTGCGGGCTCGGCGCGGGATCGCCACGGCGATGCAGCGGGCCACCTACGACGTTCTGCACACGGCGGTGCTCGCGGCCGAGCCGCTGCGCGCCGGCCTGACGCCGGCGACGGCCGGAAAAGCGGTCCGGCATCTGCGCGTGCTGGTCGGTGCGGTGGGTCTGGCGATCGTCGATGGAGACAGATGCCTGGCGTACGACGGCCGGGGCGCCCATCACGAGCAGGAACTGATCGCGGCAGCGCGCAAGTCGGTCAAAGCGCAGCGTTCGGTCGTACTCAATGGGTCTGATCTGCTCTGTGATCGCGTCGACTGCGTGGCGCGAGGTGCGGTGATCGCGCCGTTGGGTGGTCCGGGTGGCGCGGCGAAGGCCGCACTGATCGCGGTGGCCGACGGACAGCCCGCGCCGGGTCTGGTGCAGGCGACGCTGGAGGCGGCGCGCTGGGCCGGATCGCAGCTGGCGGTGGCCGAGTTGGAGTCGTCGCGGGAGCGGCTGGCCCGGGCCGAGGTCCGGGCGCTGCGGGCGCAGATCAGCCCCCATTTCATCTACAACGCGCTGACCGCGATCGCGTCGTTCGTGCGCACCGATCCGGAGCGGGCCCGGGAGCTGATTCTGGAGTTCGCCGAGTTCACCCGCTATTCGTTCCGGGCGCATGGTGAATTCACGACGCTGGCCGAGGAGTTGCGGTCGATCGACCGTTATCTGACCATCGAGCGGGCCCGGTTCGGTGACCGGCTGCAGGTGCGGCTGCAGATCGCACCCGAGGTGCTGCCGGTCGGCCTGCCTTTTCTGTGTCTTCAGCCGCTCGTGGAGAACGCGGTCCGGCACGGACTGTCGCGTAAGCCGGGCGTCGGTATGGTGAGCATCGAAGCACGGGACGCGGGGGCCGAATGCCACATCACGGTCGAGGATGACGGGGTCGGCATGGATCCGGCGGTGTTCACGCTGGACGGGTCGGACTCCGAGGACGGCCAGCACGTCGGTCTGGTGAACGTGGACGAACGTCTGCGCTCGGTTTTCGGCGATCACAACGGCCTGGTGGTGGAGACCGCACCCGGCTCCGGTACGAAGGTGAGCATGCGGGTGCCGAAGTTCCACCCCCAGGTGCGGGCATGA
- a CDS encoding sugar transferase yields the protein MREDVGGVTTSLHRPTTDSSRSRPVRYDSFEWQEEQPPSNGVPRNAWGRQSRRRSRWHRPYTFVLVLLDLLSTLGASWIASTFLEKSRAGLNQSWLFLEGTELFNFFAYIVLPLGWLIILWTNGSYDRRYLGLGSEEFKRVVRASVTVVAAVSLLAFATKADLSRGTVATVSVSALLLILLCRALARQVLHVARRQTGHGAHRMVLVGTLPEALEVYTAVTRSPAAGLIPVAIHLTDGFAAARGIETPVPVYAGRDVLSLVREVGADTIAVCGSASSEPGELRRLAWQLEGTGVDLVVAPQLTDIAGPRVHIRPIEGLPLLHVEEPTLSGPGWLVKNLMDRVAAGLGLLVISPILAFIALGIRLSDPGPVFFRQTRVGHDGRTFRVWKFRTMYVDAEERKATLDELNETDGMLFKMKQDPRIFSFGAKLRATSMDELPQLINVLKGEMSLVGPRPLPADDGDYLGDVRRRLLVRPGMTGLWQVSGRSDLSWDEAVRLDLYYVDNWSLTYDLSILWRTIGVVLKRKGAY from the coding sequence ATGCGGGAGGACGTAGGCGGAGTGACTACTAGCCTGCATCGCCCAACTACCGACAGCAGCCGGAGCAGACCCGTGCGGTACGACAGCTTCGAGTGGCAGGAAGAGCAGCCGCCGAGCAACGGGGTGCCGCGGAACGCGTGGGGCCGGCAGAGCCGCAGACGTTCGCGCTGGCACCGGCCGTACACCTTTGTTCTGGTCTTGCTCGATCTGCTCTCTACTCTCGGCGCCAGCTGGATCGCCAGCACCTTCCTGGAGAAGTCGCGCGCCGGCCTGAACCAGTCCTGGCTCTTCCTCGAGGGCACGGAGCTCTTCAACTTCTTCGCCTACATCGTGCTGCCGCTCGGCTGGCTGATCATCCTCTGGACCAACGGCTCCTATGACCGGCGTTATCTCGGTCTGGGCAGCGAGGAGTTCAAGCGGGTCGTGCGGGCCTCGGTGACCGTGGTCGCGGCGGTGTCGCTGCTCGCGTTCGCCACCAAGGCCGACCTGTCCCGTGGCACCGTCGCGACGGTGTCGGTGAGCGCGCTGCTCCTGATCCTGCTGTGCCGCGCTCTGGCCCGGCAGGTTCTGCACGTAGCGCGTCGGCAGACGGGTCACGGCGCTCACCGGATGGTGCTGGTCGGCACTCTGCCGGAGGCGCTCGAGGTCTACACCGCGGTCACCCGGAGTCCGGCTGCCGGCCTGATCCCGGTCGCCATCCACCTGACCGACGGTTTCGCGGCCGCCCGCGGCATCGAGACGCCGGTTCCGGTCTACGCCGGTCGCGACGTGTTGTCGCTGGTCCGCGAGGTCGGTGCGGACACGATCGCGGTCTGCGGTTCGGCCAGCTCGGAGCCGGGTGAGCTGCGTCGTCTGGCCTGGCAGTTGGAGGGCACCGGCGTCGACCTGGTGGTCGCGCCGCAGCTGACCGACATCGCCGGTCCCCGGGTGCACATCCGCCCGATCGAGGGCCTGCCGCTGCTGCACGTCGAGGAGCCGACCCTGTCGGGTCCCGGCTGGCTGGTGAAGAACCTGATGGACCGGGTCGCGGCGGGCCTCGGCCTGCTGGTGATCAGCCCGATCTTGGCGTTCATCGCGCTCGGCATCCGGCTCTCCGACCCGGGTCCGGTGTTCTTCCGGCAGACCCGGGTCGGCCACGACGGCCGTACCTTCCGGGTGTGGAAGTTCCGGACCATGTATGTGGACGCCGAGGAGCGCAAGGCCACGCTGGACGAGCTCAACGAGACCGACGGCATGCTCTTCAAGATGAAGCAGGACCCGCGGATCTTCTCGTTCGGTGCGAAGCTGCGGGCCACCTCGATGGACGAGCTGCCGCAGCTGATCAACGTGCTGAAGGGCGAGATGTCGCTGGTCGGCCCGCGCCCGCTGCCCGCGGATGACGGCGACTACCTGGGCGACGTCCGGCGGCGGCTGCTAGTGCGCCCCGGCATGACCGGGTTGTGGCAGGTCAGCGGCCGTTCCGACCTGTCCTGGGACGAGGCGGTCCGGCTGGACCTCTACTACGTGGACAACTGGTCGCTGACGTACGACCTGAGCATCCTCTGGCGCACGATCGGCGTGGTTCTCAAACGCAAGGGCGCCTACTAG
- a CDS encoding Fpg/Nei family DNA glycosylase — protein MPELPEVEALAAYLRERAVGRAVERFEVASFSALKTYDPQPSTLAGLPVTSAGRHGKFLDVGIGDDLHLIVHLARAGWLHYRDSFKSPAPLKPGSGPIAVRVRLDDGSGFDLTEAGTQKSLAAYVVRDPSEVPGVARLGPDALAVSPAEFATRIRGRKGQIKGVLVDQEVLAGIGNAYSDEILHAAKLSPFALTGKLTDEQMTTLYEAMRAIETDAVERSVGQKAAELKGEKRAGMRVHARTGLPCPVCGDTVREVSFADKSLQYCATCQTGGKPLADRRLSKLVR, from the coding sequence GTGCCCGAACTCCCCGAGGTCGAGGCGCTCGCCGCCTATCTGCGTGAGCGTGCGGTCGGCCGCGCCGTGGAACGCTTCGAAGTCGCCTCCTTCAGCGCCCTGAAGACCTATGACCCGCAGCCGTCGACGCTGGCCGGGCTGCCGGTGACGAGCGCCGGGCGGCACGGCAAGTTCCTGGACGTCGGCATCGGCGACGACCTGCACCTGATCGTGCACCTGGCCCGGGCGGGCTGGTTGCACTACCGGGATTCGTTCAAGTCACCGGCTCCGCTGAAACCGGGTTCCGGTCCGATCGCGGTGCGGGTGCGGCTCGACGACGGTTCCGGGTTCGATCTGACCGAGGCCGGTACGCAGAAGTCGCTGGCCGCCTATGTGGTCCGCGACCCGTCGGAGGTTCCCGGGGTGGCCCGGCTCGGCCCGGACGCGCTGGCCGTGTCGCCGGCGGAGTTCGCCACCCGCATCCGGGGGCGAAAAGGACAGATCAAAGGGGTGCTGGTCGACCAGGAGGTGCTCGCCGGGATCGGTAACGCCTATTCCGACGAGATCCTGCACGCGGCGAAACTGTCCCCTTTCGCGCTGACCGGAAAACTGACCGACGAGCAGATGACCACGCTGTACGAGGCGATGCGCGCGATCGAGACGGACGCGGTGGAGCGGTCGGTGGGGCAGAAGGCGGCCGAGCTCAAAGGCGAGAAACGCGCGGGTATGCGGGTGCACGCCCGGACCGGCCTGCCCTGCCCGGTCTGTGGCGACACGGTCCGTGAGGTGTCGTTCGCGGATAAGAGCCTGCAATACTGCGCGACCTGCCAAACCGGAGGGAAACCGCTGGCCGACCGCCGGCTGTCCAAGCTGGTCCGGTGA
- a CDS encoding glycosyltransferase family 4 protein, with amino-acid sequence MKVVVAHNRYREAIPSGENVIVDTEIGQLREAGVEVVPFQRSSDSIDSMSAARKALLPISPVYGADAQRELAAVLRTERPDVLHLHNPYPLLSPWVIRTAHAHGVPVVQTVHNYRQVCSSGLYFRDGHNCHDCRGKLIGLPAIKNRCYRGSAAQSAIMATTLAVHRPTWRSVDRYIALTDKIAAHLTDYGIPTDRIVIKPNGLPDPGAPAPLGEGFLYGARLSPEKGLGLLLDAWRRHPDGSLGPLRIAGDGELRPLAEAAAAERSDVTYLGPLDRAGMTAARQASAVVIAVPTWEDVLPTVILEAMSSGRAVLGTAVGGIPYLVGSGAGAAGWLASPDPVSLAAALPPARSGAAAAAVAARIRYQEHFHPDVLTPRLISIYTEMSSSLSQR; translated from the coding sequence ATGAAGGTGGTGGTGGCGCACAACCGGTACCGCGAGGCGATCCCCTCCGGCGAGAACGTGATCGTCGACACGGAGATCGGCCAGTTGCGGGAGGCCGGCGTCGAAGTGGTCCCGTTCCAGCGCAGTTCCGACTCGATCGACTCGATGTCGGCGGCCCGCAAGGCGTTGCTGCCGATCTCCCCGGTCTACGGGGCGGATGCTCAACGGGAACTCGCCGCGGTGCTCCGGACCGAACGCCCCGATGTGCTGCACCTGCACAACCCGTACCCGCTGCTCTCGCCCTGGGTGATCCGCACCGCGCACGCCCACGGCGTCCCGGTCGTCCAGACCGTGCACAACTACCGGCAGGTCTGCTCGTCCGGGCTGTACTTCCGGGACGGTCACAACTGTCACGACTGCCGCGGCAAGCTGATCGGGCTGCCGGCGATCAAGAACCGGTGCTACCGCGGGTCGGCCGCACAGAGCGCGATCATGGCGACCACGCTGGCCGTGCATCGGCCCACCTGGCGGTCGGTGGACAGGTACATCGCGCTCACCGACAAGATCGCGGCGCATCTCACCGACTACGGCATCCCGACCGACCGGATCGTGATCAAGCCGAACGGGCTGCCCGACCCCGGTGCGCCCGCTCCGCTCGGCGAGGGATTCCTGTACGGCGCCCGCCTCTCCCCGGAGAAGGGGCTCGGCCTGCTGCTCGACGCCTGGCGTCGGCACCCCGACGGCAGTCTCGGGCCGCTGCGCATCGCCGGTGACGGAGAGTTGCGTCCGCTCGCCGAGGCGGCCGCGGCCGAACGTTCGGACGTCACCTATCTCGGACCGCTCGACCGGGCCGGCATGACCGCCGCCCGGCAGGCCTCAGCCGTCGTCATCGCCGTTCCCACCTGGGAGGACGTGCTGCCGACGGTGATCCTGGAGGCGATGTCCAGTGGCCGGGCCGTCCTCGGTACCGCGGTCGGCGGCATCCCCTACCTGGTCGGCTCCGGGGCGGGCGCCGCCGGTTGGCTCGCGTCGCCCGATCCGGTCTCGCTCGCGGCGGCGCTCCCGCCGGCCCGTTCCGGCGCGGCTGCGGCGGCTGTCGCCGCCCGCATCCGCTATCAGGAGCACTTCCACCCCGACGTGCTGACGCCCCGCCTGATCTCCATCTACACGGAGATGTCCAGCAGCCTTTCCCAGCGGTGA
- a CDS encoding CDP-alcohol phosphatidyltransferase family protein produces MSSRPSDHGTGRPHTGGGAPTAADYYAVNRGGGLFSEGISQRIGARIAVFAHKNRLTPTVLTILNLGLGCLVSFIVIATAGPVAEGSLWAAPIGLLALVGWQLAYAFDCSDGQLARVTGQSSPAGGRLDVLCDVAVQSSLVAALSAVAKAQEPDTPAWLLAAFAATWMVNLVTSVMQGGTQAASMVTSTSFPVRAAKLVRDYGAVITLAGVVLTVAPQWAVWFVALFTLINGGFLAASIAFAGRASLKGS; encoded by the coding sequence ATGTCATCGCGACCCTCTGACCACGGCACGGGCCGCCCTCACACCGGGGGCGGTGCGCCCACAGCTGCCGACTACTACGCGGTCAACCGCGGTGGCGGCCTGTTCAGCGAAGGGATCAGCCAGCGGATCGGGGCCCGGATCGCGGTCTTCGCACACAAGAACCGCCTGACCCCGACCGTCCTGACGATCCTCAACCTGGGCCTGGGCTGCCTGGTCTCGTTCATCGTGATCGCCACCGCCGGCCCGGTCGCCGAGGGTTCGCTGTGGGCCGCCCCGATCGGCCTGCTCGCCCTGGTCGGCTGGCAGCTCGCCTACGCCTTCGACTGTTCGGACGGTCAGCTGGCCCGGGTGACCGGCCAGTCCAGCCCGGCCGGCGGTCGGCTCGACGTGCTCTGTGACGTGGCGGTCCAGTCTTCCCTGGTGGCCGCCCTGTCCGCAGTGGCGAAAGCCCAGGAACCGGACACTCCCGCCTGGTTGTTGGCCGCCTTCGCCGCCACCTGGATGGTCAACCTGGTCACCTCGGTGATGCAGGGCGGCACGCAGGCGGCCAGCATGGTGACCAGCACGTCGTTCCCGGTCCGCGCGGCGAAGCTGGTCCGCGACTACGGCGCCGTGATCACCCTGGCGGGTGTGGTTCTGACCGTCGCCCCGCAGTGGGCGGTCTGGTTCGTGGCCCTGTTCACCCTGATCAACGGCGGTTTCCTGGCCGCGTCGATCGCCTTCGCCGGCCGAGCCTCCCTGAAAGGCTCCTGA
- a CDS encoding iron-containing alcohol dehydrogenase family protein, whose translation MPLLARSVQTPLHIEVRRGAVADLGKILADGRISSGGDVAVVVGPGLGEQIVDLLRPSLNSAEVYVTTGGTLDAALDLSAKLRSGHYDAVVGIGGGKTVDTAKYAASRWGLPMVSVATSLANDGIASPVASLINDGIKGSYGVHIPFGVVVDLDFVESGPDRVNRAGIGDVVSNISALADWDLAREMRGETVDGLAASLSRMGAEAVLSMPGDMSDDAFVTTLAEALISSGLAMAVAGTSIPCSGGCHEIMHATDSLFPNTASHGELAGLGALFCTFLRGDERRLKQMSDCLARHQLPRTPSDVGLDADQFAQVIEFAPRTRPDRYTILEHLAMTPEQTRQKLAEYNDVIATL comes from the coding sequence ATGCCGCTACTAGCCCGTAGCGTCCAGACCCCGCTGCACATCGAGGTGCGGCGGGGCGCGGTCGCCGACCTCGGCAAGATCCTCGCCGACGGCCGGATCTCCTCCGGTGGCGACGTGGCGGTGGTGGTCGGTCCCGGGCTCGGTGAGCAGATCGTCGACCTGCTCCGACCCTCACTGAACTCGGCTGAGGTCTACGTCACCACCGGCGGCACCCTGGACGCCGCCCTCGATCTGTCGGCCAAGCTGCGCAGCGGTCACTACGACGCGGTCGTCGGCATCGGCGGCGGCAAGACCGTCGACACCGCGAAATACGCGGCGAGCCGATGGGGCCTGCCGATGGTCTCGGTCGCGACGAGCCTCGCCAACGACGGCATCGCCTCCCCGGTGGCCAGCCTGATCAACGACGGGATCAAGGGGTCGTACGGGGTGCACATCCCGTTCGGTGTCGTCGTCGACCTGGACTTCGTGGAGAGCGGCCCGGACCGGGTCAACCGGGCCGGCATCGGTGACGTGGTCAGCAACATCAGCGCCCTCGCCGACTGGGATCTGGCCCGGGAGATGCGCGGCGAGACGGTCGACGGGCTGGCCGCGTCGCTGTCCCGGATGGGCGCCGAGGCGGTCCTCTCGATGCCCGGCGACATGTCCGACGACGCGTTCGTGACCACGCTGGCCGAGGCGCTGATCTCCAGCGGCCTCGCGATGGCGGTGGCCGGCACCAGCATCCCGTGCAGCGGTGGCTGCCATGAGATCATGCACGCCACCGACTCGCTCTTCCCGAACACCGCCTCACACGGCGAACTCGCCGGGCTCGGTGCGCTGTTCTGCACGTTCCTGCGTGGCGACGAGCGCCGGCTCAAACAGATGTCGGACTGCCTGGCCCGCCACCAGCTCCCCCGGACACCCTCCGACGTCGGGCTCGACGCCGACCAGTTCGCGCAGGTCATCGAGTTCGCACCGCGGACTCGTCCGGATCGTTACACCATCCTGGAACACCTCGCCATGACGCCGGAGCAGACCCGGCAGAAGCTGGCCGAATACAACGATGTCATCGCGACCCTCTGA
- a CDS encoding phosphocholine cytidylyltransferase family protein — protein sequence MIGLVLAAGAGRRLRPYTDTLPKALVPVDGETTIMDISLRNLAAAGLTEVTIVVGYCAGAVEERVEGFEQKYGVKISLVHNDKAEEWNNAYSLWLARDHFAQGALMVNGDTVHPVSVEHTLLAQRGPSILLAVDTVKKLADEEMKTVFNEDGQLTKITKLMDPAAAYGEYIGANIIEASAAGKLADALKATFEKDPNQFYEDGFQLYADRGNEVRAAEIGEVSWVEVDNHEDLAKARDIACRY from the coding sequence ATGATCGGTTTGGTCCTCGCCGCCGGCGCCGGCCGCAGGCTGCGCCCGTACACGGACACGCTCCCGAAGGCGCTGGTCCCCGTGGACGGGGAAACCACGATCATGGACATCTCGCTCCGTAACCTCGCGGCCGCCGGCCTGACCGAGGTCACCATCGTCGTCGGCTACTGCGCCGGCGCGGTGGAGGAACGCGTCGAGGGTTTCGAGCAGAAGTACGGCGTGAAGATCTCCCTGGTTCACAACGACAAGGCCGAGGAGTGGAACAACGCCTACAGCCTGTGGCTCGCCCGGGACCATTTCGCCCAGGGCGCACTCATGGTGAACGGCGACACCGTGCACCCGGTCAGCGTGGAGCACACCCTGCTCGCGCAGCGCGGGCCGAGCATCCTCCTCGCTGTCGACACTGTGAAGAAGCTTGCTGACGAGGAGATGAAGACCGTCTTCAATGAAGATGGCCAGCTCACCAAAATCACGAAGTTGATGGACCCGGCGGCGGCCTACGGCGAGTACATCGGCGCCAACATCATCGAGGCGTCCGCGGCCGGCAAGCTGGCCGACGCACTCAAGGCGACCTTCGAGAAGGACCCGAACCAGTTCTACGAGGACGGCTTCCAGCTCTACGCCGACCGGGGCAACGAGGTGCGCGCCGCGGAGATCGGTGAGGTCTCCTGGGTCGAGGTCGACAACCACGAGGACCTGGCGAAGGCTCGGGACATCGCATGCCGCTACTAG